The following are from one region of the Paenalkalicoccus suaedae genome:
- the fusA gene encoding elongation factor G, producing MPREFSLEKTRNIGIMAHIDAGKTTATERILFYTGRIHKIGETHDGGSQMDWMEQEQERGITITSAATTAQWEGHRINIIDTPGHVDFTVEVERSLRVLDGAVAVLDAQSGVEPQTETVWRQATTYGVPRIVFVNKMDKLGADFIYSLGTLKDRLGANAAAIQLPIGAEDDFEGIIDLVEMNAFYYLDDEGTRTEAREIPEEYKAQAEEYRDKLIEAVSELDEELMMKYLEGEEVTIPELKAAIRNATNSVDFYPVLCGSAFKNKGVQLLLDAVVDYLPAPTDVADIKGILPDSEEEVVRKSSDDQPFAALAFKVATDPFVGKLTFFRVYSGKVDAGSYVVNSSKGKRERMGRILQMHANHREEIPTCYAGDIAAGVGLKDTSTGDTLCDEKSLVILESMEFPDPVISLSVEPKSKADQDKMGMALAKLAEEDPTFRTHTDDETGQTIIAGMGELHLDIIVDRMRREFKVEANVGAPQVSYRETIRQAAKCEGKFVRQSGGRGQYGHVWIEFSPNDEGAGFEFIDNIVGGVVPREYINSVADGVKSSLDNGMLAGFPIVDIKARLFDGSYHDVDSNEMAFKVAASLALKEAKNKCNPVLLEPLMKVEVVIPEEYMGDIMGDITSRRGRVEGMEARGNAQTVKAMVPLSEMFGYATSLRSNTQGRGNYSMHFDHYEEVPKSIAEEIVKKSAGN from the coding sequence ATGCCAAGAGAATTCTCCTTAGAAAAGACTCGTAATATCGGGATCATGGCGCACATTGATGCAGGTAAAACTACTGCAACTGAGCGTATTCTTTTCTATACAGGGCGCATTCATAAAATCGGTGAAACTCACGACGGCGGTTCTCAAATGGACTGGATGGAGCAAGAGCAAGAGCGTGGGATCACTATCACTTCTGCTGCAACAACTGCACAGTGGGAAGGTCACCGCATCAATATCATTGATACTCCTGGTCACGTAGACTTCACAGTAGAAGTTGAGCGTTCCCTTCGAGTACTTGATGGTGCTGTAGCCGTTCTTGACGCGCAGTCTGGTGTAGAGCCACAAACAGAAACAGTATGGCGTCAGGCAACTACTTACGGGGTACCACGTATCGTATTCGTTAACAAAATGGATAAGTTAGGTGCGGACTTCATTTACTCACTAGGTACTCTTAAGGATCGCCTAGGTGCTAATGCGGCAGCTATCCAGCTTCCAATTGGTGCTGAAGACGATTTCGAAGGAATCATTGATCTAGTTGAGATGAACGCTTTCTACTACCTTGACGATGAAGGTACTAGAACGGAAGCTCGTGAGATTCCTGAAGAATACAAAGCACAAGCTGAAGAATACCGCGACAAGCTAATTGAAGCAGTATCTGAACTTGATGAAGAACTAATGATGAAGTACCTAGAAGGGGAAGAAGTTACGATTCCTGAGCTTAAGGCTGCGATCCGTAACGCAACGAACAGCGTTGATTTCTACCCAGTACTTTGTGGTTCTGCATTCAAAAACAAAGGTGTACAGCTACTTCTAGACGCAGTTGTTGATTACCTGCCAGCACCAACTGATGTTGCTGACATTAAAGGTATCCTCCCTGATTCAGAAGAGGAAGTTGTACGTAAATCTAGCGACGATCAGCCATTCGCTGCTCTAGCTTTCAAAGTAGCAACAGACCCATTCGTAGGTAAGCTTACTTTCTTCCGAGTTTACTCTGGTAAAGTAGACGCTGGTTCATACGTTGTTAACTCTTCTAAGGGTAAACGTGAGCGTATGGGACGTATCCTACAAATGCACGCTAACCACCGTGAAGAAATCCCAACGTGTTACGCTGGAGATATCGCGGCTGGAGTAGGTCTTAAAGATACTTCAACAGGAGATACTCTATGTGACGAAAAGAGTCTTGTAATTCTTGAGTCTATGGAATTCCCTGATCCAGTAATCTCTCTATCTGTAGAGCCTAAGTCGAAAGCTGACCAAGATAAGATGGGTATGGCACTTGCTAAGCTTGCAGAAGAAGATCCAACATTCCGCACGCACACTGATGACGAAACAGGCCAAACAATCATCGCTGGTATGGGTGAGCTTCACCTTGATATCATCGTTGACCGTATGCGCCGTGAGTTTAAAGTAGAAGCTAATGTTGGTGCTCCACAGGTATCTTACCGTGAAACAATTCGCCAAGCTGCGAAGTGTGAAGGTAAGTTCGTACGTCAGTCTGGTGGACGCGGTCAGTACGGTCACGTATGGATTGAGTTCTCTCCAAACGACGAAGGAGCAGGTTTTGAATTCATCGATAATATCGTTGGTGGTGTAGTACCTCGTGAATACATTAACTCTGTTGCTGACGGTGTTAAGAGTTCATTAGACAACGGTATGCTTGCTGGATTCCCAATCGTTGATATTAAAGCTCGTCTATTCGACGGATCTTACCACGATGTTGACTCAAACGAGATGGCATTTAAGGTAGCAGCTTCCCTTGCTTTGAAAGAAGCAAAGAACAAGTGTAATCCTGTTCTTCTTGAGCCACTCATGAAGGTAGAAGTTGTTATTCCTGAAGAATACATGGGAGATATCATGGGTGACATTACGTCACGTCGTGGACGCGTAGAAGGAATGGAAGCTCGCGGTAACGCTCAAACAGTTAAAGCGATGGTTCCACTATCTGAAATGTTCGGTTATGCGACATCTCTACGTTCTAACACACAAGGACGCGGTAACTACTCTATGCACTTCGACCACTATGAAGAAGTACCTAAGAGCATCGCGGAAGAAATCGTTAAGAAGAGCGCTGGAAACTAA
- a CDS encoding 50S ribosomal protein L7ae-like protein, with translation MSYEKVAQATNKVVGTKQTLKALENEQVKELVVAKDADQHVLAKVLTSAENKSVSIEYVDSMKKLGKACGIDVNAAIVAIKK, from the coding sequence ATGTCTTATGAAAAAGTAGCCCAGGCAACGAATAAAGTCGTCGGCACGAAACAGACGTTAAAAGCACTGGAAAATGAGCAGGTTAAGGAGCTCGTTGTTGCAAAGGATGCAGATCAGCATGTGCTTGCTAAGGTACTTACAAGCGCAGAGAACAAATCAGTATCTATTGAGTACGTCGACTCTATGAAGAAGCTTGGTAAAGCTTGTGGAATAGATGTCAATGCAGCAATTGTAGCCATTAAAAAGTAA
- the rpsL gene encoding 30S ribosomal protein S12 — MPTINQLVRQGRKSKVQKSDSPALNKGYNSFKKSQTNESSPQKRGVCTRVGTMTPKKPNSALRKYARVRLTNQIEVTAYIPGIGHNLQEHSVVLIRGGRVKDLPGVRYHIVRGALDTAGVENRMQSRSKYGTKRPKK, encoded by the coding sequence ATGCCAACAATTAACCAATTGGTACGACAAGGCCGTAAGTCAAAGGTACAAAAGTCTGACTCTCCGGCACTAAATAAAGGCTACAACAGCTTTAAGAAGTCGCAAACAAACGAGAGCTCTCCACAAAAGCGTGGTGTATGTACTCGTGTAGGGACTATGACTCCTAAGAAGCCAAACTCTGCACTTCGTAAGTACGCTCGTGTACGTTTGACTAACCAAATTGAGGTAACGGCATATATCCCAGGTATCGGACACAACCTACAAGAGCACAGTGTTGTTCTTATCCGTGGTGGACGAGTAAAAGACTTACCAGGGGTACGTTATCACATCGTTCGTGGTGCGCTTGATACTGCAGGTGTTGAAAACCGTATGCAGAGCCGTTCTAAGTACGGAACAAAGCGTCCTAAGAAATAA
- the rpsG gene encoding 30S ribosomal protein S7, whose product MPRKGPVTRRDVLADPIYKSKLVTRLINRIMVDGKKGVAQSILYNAFDLVRERSGEDPHEVFENALKNIMPVLEVKARRVGGANYQVPIEVKAERRTTLGLRWLVNYARLRGEKTMEERLAYEILDAANNTGASVKKREETHRMAEANKAFAHYRW is encoded by the coding sequence ATGCCTCGTAAAGGACCAGTAACTCGTCGCGATGTATTAGCAGATCCTATTTACAAGTCTAAGCTTGTTACACGCCTTATCAACCGCATCATGGTTGACGGTAAGAAAGGTGTAGCACAGTCAATTCTTTATAATGCATTTGATCTTGTACGCGAACGTTCAGGAGAAGACCCACATGAAGTCTTCGAAAACGCGCTAAAGAACATTATGCCTGTACTTGAAGTAAAAGCACGCCGTGTAGGTGGAGCTAACTATCAGGTACCGATCGAAGTAAAGGCTGAGCGCCGTACTACTCTTGGACTTCGTTGGTTAGTGAATTATGCACGACTACGCGGAGAGAAGACAATGGAAGAGCGTCTAGCTTACGAAATTCTAGATGCAGCTAACAACACTGGTGCTTCTGTCAAGAAGCGCGAAGAAACTCACCGTATGGCAGAAGCAAACAAAGCGTTTGCTCACTACCGTTGGTAG
- the rpoC gene encoding DNA-directed RNA polymerase subunit beta' produces the protein MIDVNNFEYMKIGLASSDKIRSWSRGEVKKPETINYRTLKPEKDGLFCERIFGPTKDWECHCGKYKRVRYKGVVCDRCGVEVTRAKVRRERMGHIELAAPVSHIWYFKGIPSRMGLVLDMSPRSLEEVIYFASYVVTDAGDTPLELKQLLSEKEYRAYRDKYGRSFTAEMGAEAIRKLLSDIDLEKEAIQLKEELETAQGQRRTRAIKRLEVIEAFRHSENEPSWMVLDVLPVIPPELRPMVQLDGGRFATSDLNDLYRRVINRNNRLKRLLDLGAPNIIVQNEKRMLQEAVDALIDNGRRGRPVTGPGNRPLKSLSHMLKGKQGRFRQNLLGKRVDYSGRSVIVVGPNLKMYQCGLPKEMALELFKPFVMKELVSQGLAHNIKSAKRKVERVHPEVWDVLEEVIREHPVLLNRAPTLHRLGIQAFEPTLVEGRAIKLHPLVCTAYNADFDGDQMAVHVPLSAEAQAESRLLMLAAQNILNPKDGKPVVTPSQDMVLGNYYLTMEREDAIGEGTVFATPNEVLTAYQNGYVHLHTRIGIPVKEVNKTNFKEKFQEDLLLTSVGKIIFNEILPESFPYMNEPSMENLEKETPEKYFVPSTTDVKKEFKERDLVSPFKKGFLGDIIAEVFKKFKISETSIMLDKMKDLGFHYSTKAGITIGVSDIVVLKDKKEILDEADEKVSKVSKQFRRGLITEEERYDKVIEIWSKAKDVIQTKLLGTLDKRNPIFMMSDSGARGNASNFTQLAGMRGLMANPSGRIIELPIKSSFREGLTVLEYFISTHGARKGLADTALKTADSGYLTRRLVDVAQDVIIREDDCGTDRGLEVKAIREGSEIIESLYDRLVGRVSFQKIVHPETNEVIVDRNESISEDTAKVIEDAGIEEVLIRSVFTCDTKHGACKKCYGRNLATGSNVEVGEAVGIIAAQSIGEPGTQLTMRTFHTGGVAGDDITQGLPRIQEVFEARNPKGQAVISEIEGKVIDVKEQNDKKEIVVQGAIETRNYPTMYGARLKVKVGEEVKPGQELTEGSIDPKELLTVSGVHGVQEYLLREVQKVYRMQGVEIGDKHVEVMVRQMMRKIRVMDAGDTNVLPGSLVEIHQFNEANRDILLKNGRPASGRPVLLGITKASLETDSFLSAASFQETTRVLTDAAIKGKRDELVGLKENVIIGKLVPAGTGMQRYRQAFPKQGDEVVAPENAVEEVTAQE, from the coding sequence TTGATAGATGTAAATAATTTTGAATATATGAAGATCGGCTTAGCATCCTCGGACAAGATTCGCTCTTGGTCCCGTGGAGAGGTTAAAAAACCAGAGACAATCAACTATCGTACGTTGAAGCCGGAGAAAGACGGTCTCTTCTGTGAGCGTATCTTCGGCCCTACGAAGGATTGGGAATGTCACTGTGGTAAATACAAGCGCGTTCGTTATAAGGGCGTAGTTTGTGACAGATGTGGAGTTGAAGTAACGCGCGCGAAGGTTCGTCGTGAGCGTATGGGGCACATTGAGCTTGCTGCCCCTGTCTCCCACATTTGGTACTTTAAAGGTATTCCAAGTCGAATGGGTCTTGTTTTAGACATGTCACCACGTTCACTTGAAGAGGTTATTTACTTTGCATCGTATGTTGTAACAGATGCTGGTGATACACCACTTGAATTAAAGCAACTTCTTTCAGAGAAAGAGTACCGCGCTTATCGCGATAAGTATGGCCGTTCTTTCACTGCTGAAATGGGAGCAGAAGCAATTCGTAAGCTTTTATCTGATATTGATCTTGAGAAGGAAGCTATTCAACTGAAGGAAGAGCTAGAGACAGCTCAAGGACAGCGTCGTACTCGTGCGATTAAGCGTCTTGAGGTAATCGAAGCATTCCGTCATTCTGAAAACGAACCAAGCTGGATGGTACTAGACGTACTTCCTGTTATCCCACCTGAGCTTCGCCCGATGGTACAGCTAGATGGTGGTCGTTTTGCAACTTCTGACTTAAACGATCTATATCGCCGTGTTATTAACCGTAATAACCGTCTAAAGCGTCTTTTAGATTTAGGTGCGCCAAACATTATCGTTCAAAACGAGAAGCGTATGCTTCAAGAAGCTGTCGATGCGTTAATCGATAACGGTCGTCGCGGACGTCCTGTAACTGGGCCGGGTAACCGTCCACTTAAGTCCCTTTCACACATGTTAAAAGGGAAACAGGGTCGTTTCCGTCAAAACCTTCTTGGTAAGCGTGTTGACTACTCAGGACGTTCGGTAATCGTTGTAGGACCTAACCTAAAGATGTATCAGTGTGGTCTACCGAAGGAAATGGCACTTGAGCTATTCAAGCCTTTCGTTATGAAGGAGCTTGTAAGTCAAGGTCTTGCTCACAATATCAAGAGCGCAAAGCGTAAAGTAGAGCGTGTGCACCCTGAAGTATGGGATGTTCTTGAAGAAGTAATTCGTGAGCACCCGGTTCTATTAAACCGAGCGCCAACGCTTCACAGACTTGGTATTCAGGCATTCGAGCCTACTCTTGTAGAAGGTCGTGCAATTAAGCTTCACCCACTCGTATGTACAGCATATAACGCTGACTTTGATGGTGACCAAATGGCTGTTCACGTTCCACTATCTGCAGAGGCACAAGCGGAGTCTCGTCTTCTTATGCTAGCGGCACAAAACATTCTTAACCCTAAGGATGGTAAGCCGGTAGTAACGCCTTCCCAGGATATGGTACTAGGTAACTACTACCTAACAATGGAACGCGAAGATGCAATTGGTGAAGGTACGGTATTCGCAACGCCTAACGAAGTGCTAACAGCTTATCAAAACGGCTATGTGCACCTTCACACGCGTATCGGTATTCCGGTTAAAGAAGTAAACAAAACAAACTTCAAGGAGAAATTCCAAGAAGATCTTCTTCTTACTTCTGTAGGTAAGATTATCTTTAACGAAATTCTTCCGGAGTCATTCCCTTATATGAATGAACCTTCTATGGAAAACCTTGAAAAGGAAACGCCTGAAAAGTACTTCGTCCCATCTACTACAGATGTGAAGAAGGAATTTAAAGAGCGTGATCTTGTATCACCATTTAAGAAAGGCTTCCTTGGAGATATCATCGCAGAGGTATTTAAGAAATTTAAGATTTCTGAGACGTCTATCATGCTTGATAAGATGAAGGACCTTGGTTTCCATTACTCGACGAAAGCCGGTATCACGATTGGTGTATCTGACATCGTCGTATTAAAGGATAAGAAAGAGATTCTTGATGAGGCTGACGAAAAAGTTTCGAAGGTATCGAAGCAATTCCGTCGCGGTCTTATTACAGAAGAAGAGCGCTATGATAAAGTTATCGAGATCTGGAGTAAAGCGAAAGACGTTATTCAGACGAAGCTTCTCGGAACACTTGATAAGCGCAACCCGATCTTTATGATGAGTGACTCTGGTGCCCGTGGTAACGCCTCTAACTTTACGCAGCTTGCTGGTATGCGTGGTCTGATGGCAAACCCATCTGGTCGAATCATTGAGCTTCCGATCAAGTCCTCGTTCCGTGAGGGTCTGACGGTACTTGAGTACTTTATTTCGACACACGGTGCGCGTAAAGGTCTTGCCGATACAGCCCTTAAGACGGCTGACTCAGGTTACCTAACTCGTCGTCTTGTAGACGTTGCACAGGATGTTATTATCCGTGAGGATGACTGTGGAACGGACCGTGGTTTAGAAGTAAAAGCGATTCGCGAAGGCTCGGAAATCATTGAAAGCTTATATGACCGTTTAGTAGGTCGTGTATCCTTCCAGAAGATCGTCCATCCTGAAACGAACGAAGTCATTGTAGATCGTAACGAAAGCATTTCTGAAGACACAGCGAAGGTCATTGAAGATGCAGGAATTGAAGAAGTATTAATTCGTTCTGTGTTCACATGTGACACGAAGCACGGTGCTTGTAAGAAGTGTTACGGACGTAACTTAGCTACTGGATCTAACGTAGAGGTTGGAGAGGCAGTTGGTATTATTGCAGCCCAGTCTATCGGAGAGCCAGGTACACAGCTTACAATGCGTACGTTCCACACAGGTGGTGTAGCCGGAGACGATATTACACAGGGTCTACCTCGTATCCAAGAGGTATTTGAGGCTCGTAATCCGAAGGGTCAAGCTGTTATTTCTGAAATCGAAGGTAAGGTTATCGATGTGAAAGAGCAGAATGACAAGAAGGAAATCGTCGTTCAAGGCGCAATTGAAACACGTAACTACCCAACTATGTACGGTGCTCGCCTGAAAGTGAAGGTTGGAGAAGAAGTGAAGCCTGGTCAAGAGCTAACTGAAGGTTCTATTGATCCGAAGGAACTTCTAACTGTATCTGGTGTACACGGTGTACAAGAGTATCTTCTACGTGAAGTACAAAAAGTATATCGTATGCAAGGGGTAGAAATCGGCGATAAGCACGTCGAGGTAATGGTTCGTCAAATGATGCGTAAGATCCGTGTTATGGACGCGGGAGATACAAATGTACTTCCAGGATCTCTTGTTGAGATTCACCAGTTTAACGAGGCTAATAGAGATATTCTCCTCAAGAACGGTCGCCCAGCATCTGGACGTCCAGTATTACTTGGTATTACAAAGGCTTCACTTGAAACGGATTCCTTCCTATCTGCAGCATCCTTCCAGGAGACGACTCGTGTCCTAACTGATGCAGCAATTAAAGGGAAGCGAGACGAACTTGTTGGTCTGAAGGAAAATGTTATTATCGGTAAGCTCGTACCTGCTGGTACAGGTATGCAGCGCTATCGTCAAGCATTTCCTAAGCAGGGTGACGAGGTAGTTGCACCAGAGAATGCAGTTGAAGAAGTAACAGCACAAGAATAA
- the rpoB gene encoding DNA-directed RNA polymerase subunit beta — MTGQLVQYGRHRQRRSYARINEVLDLPNLIEIQTASYQWFLDEGIREMFQDISPIEDFTGNLVLEFIDYSLGDPKYPVDESKERDVTYSAPLRVKVRLINKETGEVKEQEVFMGDFPLMTDTGTFVINGAERVIVSQLVRSPSVYFSKKIDKNGKRGFTATVIPNRGAWLELETDAKDVVYVRIDRTRKIPVTVLLRALGFGTDQEIIDLLGEDEYLRNSLEKDNTDSSEKALLEIYERLRPGEPPTVESAKSLLESRFFDPKRYDLANVGRYKMNKKLHIKNRLFNQRLAETLVDPETGEILAEEGTVIDRRTLDKLIPYLENNVGFKHINLSGGVIDDEDVDIQSVLIYSQNAAEPDTTTRVIANGEIDEKIKHITPADIISSVSYFFNLLHGVGNTDDIDHLGNRRLRSVGELLQNQFRIGLSRMERVVRERMSIQDASMITPQALINIRPVIASIKEFFGSSQLSQFMDQTNPLAELTHKRRLSALGPGGLTRERAGFEVRDVHYSHYGRMCPIETPEGPNIGLINSLSSFAKVNPFGFIETPYRRVDHDKGQVSKQVDYLTADEEDNYVVAQANAKLDDEGNFIDENIICRFRGENIIVPRDRVDYMDVSPKQVVSAATACIPFLENDDSNRALMGANMQRQAVPLIEPHSPLVGTGMEYVSARDSGAAVVAKAPGRVEKVTAKFVDVREVKEVDGREVEGDIKRYNLMKFERSNQGTCYNQRPIVSEGMNVRTGEILADGSSMELGEMALGQNVLVGFMTWDGYNYEDAIILSERLVKDDVYTSIHIEEYESEARDTKLGPEEITRDIPNVGDDALKNLDDRGIIRVGAEVKDGDILVGKVTPKGVTELTAEERLLHAIFGEKAREVRDTSLRAPHGGDGIVLDVKIFNREDGDELPPGVNQLVRVYIVQKRKINEGDKMAGRHGNKGVISRILPEEDMPYLPDGTPIDIMLNPLGVPSRMNIGQVLELHMGMAARQLGIHIATPVFDGANEEDVWATIAEAGMARDGKTVLYDGRSGEPFDNRVSVGVMYMIKLAHMVDDKLHARSTGPYSLVTQQPLGGKAQFGGQRFGEMEVWALEAYGAAYTLQEILTVKSDDTIGRVKTYEAIVKGENVPEPGVPESFKVLIKELQSLGMDVKMLSSNDEEIDMLEIDDDDDQANDKLNLNLESSGE, encoded by the coding sequence TTGACAGGTCAACTAGTTCAGTATGGACGCCACCGCCAGAGAAGAAGTTATGCGCGAATTAATGAGGTTTTGGATCTTCCAAACTTGATTGAAATTCAGACTGCTTCTTATCAATGGTTTCTTGATGAAGGGATTCGGGAGATGTTTCAAGACATCTCACCAATCGAAGATTTCACAGGTAACTTAGTGCTTGAGTTTATCGATTATAGCTTAGGAGATCCTAAGTATCCAGTCGACGAATCAAAAGAGCGCGATGTGACATATTCTGCTCCACTTCGTGTGAAAGTACGGTTAATTAACAAGGAAACAGGCGAGGTAAAAGAGCAAGAAGTATTTATGGGTGACTTCCCATTAATGACAGACACAGGTACGTTTGTTATCAATGGTGCAGAGCGCGTTATTGTATCGCAGCTCGTACGTTCACCAAGTGTATATTTCAGCAAAAAAATTGACAAGAACGGAAAGCGTGGCTTTACAGCAACGGTTATTCCAAACCGTGGAGCATGGCTCGAGCTTGAGACAGATGCAAAGGATGTTGTGTACGTTCGTATCGACCGCACACGTAAAATCCCTGTAACTGTTTTATTACGTGCTTTAGGCTTTGGTACAGATCAAGAGATTATTGATCTACTAGGTGAAGATGAATATCTTCGTAATTCCCTAGAAAAAGATAACACGGACAGCTCAGAGAAGGCCCTGCTTGAGATTTATGAGCGCCTTCGCCCTGGAGAGCCTCCAACTGTTGAGAGTGCGAAAAGCCTCTTAGAATCTCGTTTCTTCGATCCAAAGCGCTATGATCTAGCAAATGTGGGTCGTTATAAAATGAACAAAAAGCTTCATATAAAGAATCGTCTATTTAATCAGCGTCTTGCAGAGACATTAGTAGACCCTGAGACTGGCGAAATTCTTGCTGAAGAGGGTACTGTTATTGATCGTCGTACGTTAGATAAGCTTATCCCGTACCTCGAGAATAACGTTGGCTTTAAACACATCAATCTTAGCGGAGGCGTCATTGACGATGAGGACGTTGATATTCAGTCTGTCCTTATTTATTCTCAAAACGCTGCTGAGCCAGATACAACGACACGAGTTATTGCTAATGGAGAGATCGACGAAAAGATTAAGCACATTACACCTGCTGATATCATTTCATCTGTCAGCTATTTCTTTAACCTCCTTCACGGAGTAGGAAATACAGACGATATCGATCACCTTGGTAACCGTCGTCTACGTTCTGTTGGTGAGCTACTACAAAATCAATTCCGTATTGGTCTATCACGTATGGAGCGTGTTGTACGTGAAAGAATGTCGATTCAAGATGCTAGCATGATTACGCCACAGGCGCTTATTAACATTCGCCCTGTTATCGCATCTATTAAAGAGTTCTTTGGTAGCTCGCAGCTATCTCAGTTCATGGATCAGACAAACCCACTTGCGGAATTAACGCATAAGCGTCGTCTATCTGCCTTAGGACCCGGTGGTTTAACGCGTGAGCGCGCAGGCTTTGAAGTGCGTGACGTTCACTACTCTCACTATGGTCGTATGTGTCCGATTGAGACGCCTGAAGGACCGAACATCGGGTTAATCAACTCGTTATCTTCTTTCGCAAAGGTAAATCCATTTGGATTTATTGAAACGCCTTACCGTCGTGTAGACCACGATAAAGGACAGGTGTCGAAGCAGGTAGACTACCTAACTGCTGATGAAGAGGATAACTATGTAGTTGCACAGGCGAATGCCAAGCTCGATGATGAAGGTAACTTCATTGACGAAAATATCATCTGTCGTTTCCGTGGGGAAAACATTATCGTTCCTCGCGACCGAGTTGACTACATGGACGTTTCGCCTAAGCAGGTAGTATCTGCTGCGACGGCATGTATTCCTTTCCTCGAAAACGATGACTCCAACCGTGCACTTATGGGAGCGAACATGCAACGTCAAGCTGTACCTCTAATTGAGCCACACTCTCCATTAGTTGGTACTGGTATGGAATACGTATCTGCTCGTGATTCTGGAGCTGCTGTTGTTGCAAAAGCACCAGGTCGCGTTGAAAAGGTAACGGCGAAGTTTGTAGACGTACGTGAAGTGAAAGAGGTCGACGGCCGTGAGGTAGAAGGCGACATTAAACGCTATAACCTTATGAAGTTCGAACGCTCTAACCAAGGTACCTGCTACAACCAGCGTCCTATCGTTTCGGAAGGTATGAATGTACGTACGGGCGAAATTCTTGCTGACGGTTCCTCTATGGAGCTTGGTGAGATGGCTCTTGGACAAAACGTATTAGTAGGATTCATGACTTGGGATGGGTATAACTATGAGGATGCGATCATTTTAAGTGAGCGCCTTGTAAAAGACGATGTTTACACGTCTATCCACATCGAGGAATATGAGTCTGAAGCACGTGATACAAAGCTTGGACCTGAAGAAATTACGCGTGATATCCCGAATGTTGGGGACGATGCGCTTAAAAACTTAGACGACCGCGGAATTATCCGTGTCGGTGCAGAAGTAAAGGATGGCGACATCCTTGTTGGTAAGGTTACACCTAAAGGGGTAACAGAGCTAACAGCTGAAGAACGTCTTCTACATGCAATCTTCGGTGAAAAGGCTCGTGAAGTAAGAGATACATCTCTTCGCGCGCCACACGGTGGAGATGGAATCGTCCTTGACGTGAAAATCTTTAATCGTGAAGATGGCGACGAGCTACCACCTGGTGTAAACCAATTGGTACGTGTCTACATCGTTCAAAAGCGTAAGATCAACGAAGGTGACAAGATGGCCGGACGTCATGGTAACAAAGGTGTAATCTCTCGTATTCTTCCAGAAGAAGATATGCCTTACCTACCAGACGGTACGCCGATCGACATCATGCTTAACCCACTTGGGGTACCTTCTCGTATGAACATCGGACAGGTGTTAGAGCTACACATGGGAATGGCAGCACGTCAGCTAGGCATTCACATTGCAACACCTGTATTTGATGGAGCGAACGAGGAAGATGTATGGGCGACAATTGCTGAAGCGGGCATGGCTCGTGACGGTAAGACAGTCTTATATGATGGACGTTCAGGTGAGCCATTTGATAACCGTGTATCTGTTGGTGTTATGTATATGATTAAGCTCGCTCACATGGTTGATGACAAGCTACACGCTCGTTCAACTGGACCATACTCTCTAGTAACGCAACAGCCACTTGGTGGTAAAGCCCAGTTTGGTGGACAGCGTTTTGGTGAGATGGAGGTTTGGGCACTTGAGGCATATGGTGCTGCCTACACGCTTCAAGAAATCTTGACGGTTAAATCCGATGATACAATCGGACGTGTGAAGACGTATGAAGCGATTGTTAAAGGTGAGAATGTACCAGAACCTGGAGTACCTGAATCGTTTAAAGTATTAATCAAAGAGCTTCAAAGTCTAGGAATGGACGTTAAGATGCTTTCAAGCAATGACGAAGAAATCGACATGCTTGAGATTGATGACGATGATGATCAAGCAAACGATAAGCTAAACTTAAACTTAGAGTCTAGCGGAGAGTAA